In Candidatus Goldiibacteriota bacterium, the DNA window CTTACCCTGGTTATTAAGCACGGTAAATATTTCCATTATCTCTTTTTCGCTTTTGGAATCAAGGTTGCCCGTGGGTTCATCCGCGAAAATAATTTCCGGGTCATTAATCAGCGCGCGTGCTATTGCCGCCCTTTGTTTTTCGCCGCCGGACATTTCACCCGGCAGATTTTTAAGTTTTGTCCCCAGCCCCACACTTTCAAGCAGCTCTTTTGCCCTGTGTTCAAATATTTTTTTTCCGGAATAAACAAGCGGCATTGCCACATTTTCCTCAGCGCTGCTTCTGGGCAGCAGGTGAAACTGCTGAAATACAAAACCAATTTTATTCTGCCTTAACCGGGCGTATTCTTCATCGGTTAACCCCGCGGTCTCATTGCCTTCAAGCAGATATGAACCCGAATCCGGCTTATCAAGAAATCCAAGAAGGTGCATTAAAGTGGACTTACCGGAACCGGAAGGCCCCATAATTGCTACAAATTCACCCCTTTTGATGTCAATGGTGACGTCATTTAACGCCTGATATTCCATTTTTCCGGTTTTGTATATCTTTGAAATACCCTTAACAGATATCATATCTTAACGCCTTGCGCCGGGGCGTTTCGGCATAAAGGGGTTTGTTCCGGTGTTTTTATTTGAATCATTATACGCGGTATATCCGTTTTTAACGGTAAGAACGGTATCTTCGGCGGTTAACCCGGATTTTATTTCTATATAAGAACCGTCATCAATGCCCGTTACAACCTCTTTTCTTTTGGGTTTGTCCCCGCTTTTTATCATTACAAAGGAAACGCCGTCTTTTATTTTCACGGCATTGACAGGCAATGACAGCGCTGCTTTACTTTCAGATTTAATAATATTCACATTGGCGGTCATTCCCGACCTGAAGAAATCAGGAACCTTATCCGGTTTCACAAAAGTTTCATAAATAGATACGTTATTCATTACGCTTGATTCATAACTTATGTGATAAACACTGCCGGGAATTTCCGTGTCTGAATAAGCGTCAAGCGTTATCACGGCTTTCTGCCCCACTTTTACTTTTCCCACATCAGTCTCATCCACGGAAGTTTTAATAACAAGCCTGTCAGACAGTACAAATACCGCATCGCCCGAACCCACAGTCTGCCCCGGTTCCGACCCCCTTACTATTACAGTACCGTTTATGGGGGCGATAACAGAAATGGGCTTGTAAATTTCCTCCCATTTCTTTACGTTGTCTTCGCCCTGCGCGCGCGCGGCATCAAGCAATGCCGCCCTTTCAGAAGAACTCATAAGCGCAAGCACCTTTCCTTTTGATACAACATCGCCTTCTTTAACAAGCACCTTTTCTATCCTGCCAGCAATAGGCGGTTTTATTTCCAGCCTGTTCATCGGCTGAACAGCGCCTGTAGCGGAAATAATCACCGATATATCCCTTATTTCAGGGTATATTTCAGCCATTTGCGGCGCTTTTTTCCCGCTAAAAGGCTTTTTAACAATGATAAAACCGGCAATGATAATAACAATAACAGCCGCCGCTATAATTTTTCCTTTATTATTCAGCTTCATCTTCTAATTTCCTCCCTATTGTATTAAGCCACTGTGAATACGCTCCGTGATAAGAAGCAGCGGCGGCAAGCATGGATTTTCTTGAATTTACAAGGTCATCCTGTATCATAGCCCAGTTGTCAAATGTCATAAGGCCTGTCTGATATTGGGCATCCGCTATCTGCGCCCGTTCTTCAATCGCGGACGCGGATTTTTTCCTTACATTTACTTCATCCGCGGATGACTGCAGGTTTATAAATTTTTCCCTTAATTTAATCTCCATATCTTTGATTCCGTCATCAAGGGCTATCTGTGCGGTCTTTAGGTCAGACTCTGCCTGTGATAACGATGATAATTTATCAAGGCCTGACAGAATGGGAAGGCTTATATTTACGCCAAGAGACCAGTTCTCATTCTGCGGAAGCCAGGTGTCCCCGGACTTGCCATAACTTGCGGACGCCGAAACCGAAGGCAGAAACTGAGCCCTTGCAATAGCAACCCTGTGTTTTGCCGCTTCAAGATTTGCCTGATATTTTTTTATGTCCGATGTATTCATCGCTTCATTCTTAAAGTCCGGCAGTTGAACAGTAATAAAAGTTTCATCCTGCGGTTCCACGGTAAAATCGCTGTTTAATTCAGCCCCCATCTGCCTTGCCAGTTTTAACTTTGCCAGCACCAGAAGGTCTTTTGCCTGCCTGTAATCCGCTTCCGACTGGGCCATGGAAGCCTGCGCGTTTAAGAAAGCGCCCCTGTGTTCTTTGCCGGAATTATATTTTAACTCCACAAGTTCCAGCTGCTGCTTTCTTCTTTCCATTATAATTTCTGTAATGCCTTCAGCTTCCTGCTGTTTTGAAACCTCTATATACGCAAGTTTTAAATTATGTCGTACAAGCGCCGAAGCAGTGTCGTATTCCGCGCGCGCAGCCATAAGCGAAGCGTCTGACGCAAGTATGGAAAATATATTTCTTAACCCCTGAAAAATAACCTGCGAACCGGATATACTATAAGAATACCCTTCACCGCCGGCGTTTCTGCTGTATCCGGCGCCCGCGTTTACCGAAGGCAGTATGTTTGATATGGAAGAATTTTTTGCGGCCAGCGCCTTGTTAAGTTTCTCTTTTGCCGCGGCCAAATCCCCGCTGTTTGCAAGCGCGTTTTTCGCGCACTGCTGCCAAGAAATAACATCTGCCTGCAGCAACGCAGGAAAAATCAGAAAAGACAGAAGAACAAAACAGAATATTTTATTTTTCATATTATTACCTTTCATTGATTTATTTAATATTTAGACGTTTTTGTATGCTTCCCGGTTCCATCCGCTTTACTTATTATTACCTTTACAATATTACCATATCAAATTAAAATAATCATATGGATATTACATTTGTAATTGCAGGTTCTATCTTACAGTTATTGGCGCTTATCGGTTGCGTGGTTCCGGTCTTAATAGGGCCGCCTTTGGCTTACGCGGGCCTTTTATTCCTTCACTTTTCAAAGTACGGCGAATTTTCAACCGCTTTCCTTATTGTAGCGGGTATTCTTACCATTGCAGCATCCATACTTGACAATGTTTTTTCCATAATGGGCGCGAAACAGTTTGGCGGCAGCAAGCGTGCCATAATAGGAGCCGCGGCAGGTACTATTGCGGGAATTTTCCTGTTACCGCCCGTGGGAATGCTGCTGGGCGCTTTTATCGGTGCATTTATCGGGGAAATTTCTGCAGGAAAAGAAGTCTTAAAATCAGTTAAGGTCTCTTTTGGCACTTTTGTGGGTTTTATCGCGGGCATTGCCCTGAAACTTTCCGCCACTTTAATAATGCTGTTTTTCTTTGTACTGGAAATTATTAAGAACTGATAATTATCTTTTTGCCCCTTCGCCATCCTTGGTTTCAGCCGCCGCTATTTGAGGCGTGATATCCATTTTTAATAATTCCACTTTCTTGGCGTCGCTTTTAAGCACCGTAAAAGAAATATTTCCAAAATCGGCTTTTTCCCCTTTTTTGGGAACCCTGCCAAACAGCGCCATGACAAAACCGGCCACGGTATTTACA includes these proteins:
- a CDS encoding ABC transporter ATP-binding protein, whose product is MISVKGISKIYKTGKMEYQALNDVTIDIKRGEFVAIMGPSGSGKSTLMHLLGFLDKPDSGSYLLEGNETAGLTDEEYARLRQNKIGFVFQQFHLLPRSSAEENVAMPLVYSGKKIFEHRAKELLESVGLGTKLKNLPGEMSGGEKQRAAIARALINDPEIIFADEPTGNLDSKSEKEIMEIFTVLNNQGK
- a CDS encoding efflux RND transporter periplasmic adaptor subunit, with protein sequence MNNKGKIIAAAVIVIIIAGFIIVKKPFSGKKAPQMAEIYPEIRDISVIISATGAVQPMNRLEIKPPIAGRIEKVLVKEGDVVSKGKVLALMSSSERAALLDAARAQGEDNVKKWEEIYKPISVIAPINGTVIVRGSEPGQTVGSGDAVFVLSDRLVIKTSVDETDVGKVKVGQKAVITLDAYSDTEIPGSVYHISYESSVMNNVSIYETFVKPDKVPDFFRSGMTANVNIIKSESKAALSLPVNAVKIKDGVSFVMIKSGDKPKRKEVVTGIDDGSYIEIKSGLTAEDTVLTVKNGYTAYNDSNKNTGTNPFMPKRPGARR
- a CDS encoding TolC family protein, producing the protein MKGNNMKNKIFCFVLLSFLIFPALLQADVISWQQCAKNALANSGDLAAAKEKLNKALAAKNSSISNILPSVNAGAGYSRNAGGEGYSYSISGSQVIFQGLRNIFSILASDASLMAARAEYDTASALVRHNLKLAYIEVSKQQEAEGITEIIMERRKQQLELVELKYNSGKEHRGAFLNAQASMAQSEADYRQAKDLLVLAKLKLARQMGAELNSDFTVEPQDETFITVQLPDFKNEAMNTSDIKKYQANLEAAKHRVAIARAQFLPSVSASASYGKSGDTWLPQNENWSLGVNISLPILSGLDKLSSLSQAESDLKTAQIALDDGIKDMEIKLREKFINLQSSADEVNVRKKSASAIEERAQIADAQYQTGLMTFDNWAMIQDDLVNSRKSMLAAAASYHGAYSQWLNTIGRKLEDEAE
- a CDS encoding DUF456 domain-containing protein, coding for MDITFVIAGSILQLLALIGCVVPVLIGPPLAYAGLLFLHFSKYGEFSTAFLIVAGILTIAASILDNVFSIMGAKQFGGSKRAIIGAAAGTIAGIFLLPPVGMLLGAFIGAFIGEISAGKEVLKSVKVSFGTFVGFIAGIALKLSATLIMLFFFVLEIIKN